One stretch of Limnohabitans sp. DNA includes these proteins:
- the tsaD gene encoding tRNA (adenosine(37)-N6)-threonylcarbamoyltransferase complex transferase subunit TsaD, with product MRILGIESSCDETGVALVETMGSAMPRLMSHALFSQIEMHQAYGGVVPELASRDHIRRVLPLTRQVLVEAGATLGDIDVLAYTRGPGLAGALLVGSGVACALAAALGKPVLGVHHLEGHLLSPFLSADPPEFPFIALLVSGGHTQLMRVDGVGRYELLGETIDDAAGEAFDKSAKLMGLPYPGGPGLSRLAEHGNPAAYKLPRPLLHSGDLDFSFAGLKTAVLTQSQKIGPAAHTEGAPERADLAASTQAAIVEVLVKKSMTALKTSGMKRLVVAGGVGANRELRAQLNAACAKAQVRVHYPELHLCTDNGAMIAMAAAMRLQAGVQTAEARYSFDVKPRWPLHELAGA from the coding sequence ATGAGAATTTTGGGAATCGAATCTTCTTGCGACGAAACGGGCGTGGCCTTGGTGGAGACCATGGGCAGTGCCATGCCGCGCCTGATGTCACACGCGCTGTTCAGCCAGATCGAGATGCACCAGGCCTACGGCGGTGTGGTGCCCGAGTTGGCCAGCCGCGACCACATCCGCCGGGTGTTGCCGCTCACGCGCCAAGTGTTGGTCGAGGCGGGCGCCACTTTGGGTGATATCGACGTGCTGGCCTACACCCGGGGGCCGGGGCTGGCCGGGGCTTTGCTGGTGGGCTCGGGCGTGGCTTGTGCTTTGGCCGCGGCCTTGGGCAAGCCGGTGCTGGGCGTGCACCACCTGGAAGGGCATTTGCTCTCGCCGTTTTTAAGTGCCGATCCGCCCGAATTTCCCTTCATCGCCTTGTTGGTGTCGGGCGGGCACACCCAGCTCATGCGGGTGGATGGCGTGGGCCGTTACGAATTGCTGGGCGAGACGATCGATGACGCCGCAGGCGAGGCCTTCGACAAATCGGCCAAGCTCATGGGCTTGCCTTACCCCGGCGGCCCGGGCCTGTCGCGTCTGGCCGAGCATGGCAACCCGGCCGCTTACAAGCTGCCGCGCCCGTTGCTGCACAGCGGCGATCTGGACTTTTCCTTTGCAGGCCTCAAGACGGCGGTGCTCACCCAAAGCCAGAAAATCGGCCCTGCCGCCCACACCGAAGGCGCGCCCGAGCGGGCCGACCTGGCCGCGTCGACCCAAGCCGCGATTGTCGAAGTGTTGGTCAAAAAGTCGATGACCGCACTCAAAACATCCGGCATGAAGCGCCTGGTGGTGGCTGGGGGCGTGGGGGCCAACCGCGAACTGCGTGCGCAGCTCAACGCCGCTTGCGCCAAAGCCCAGGTGCGCGTGCACTACCCCGAGTTGCACCTGTGCACCGACAACGGCGCCATGATCGCCATGGCCGCGGCCATGCGTTTGCAAGCCGGGGTGCAAACTGCCGAAGCGCGTTACAGCTTCGATGTGAAACCGCGTTGGCCGCTGCACGAGTTGGCCGGCGCTTGA
- a CDS encoding substrate-binding domain-containing protein, whose protein sequence is MTTLRLISSMATKPLLADLVALYQAQAPGVQVLVESVGGVDAAKRVQAGEAFDGVVLASDAIDKLVSSGHVLAGSRVDLVRSGVAVAVPAGQPVPDISTEAALKAAVLAAPTLGYSTGPSGVQLAKQFEAWGIAEQIKDRLVQAKPGVPVGSLVALGEVALGFQQLSEMLGVQGITIVGGLPPAVEIITTFSGSVAASCAQPEAMRALLAFWHSPACDALKRQHGMAPA, encoded by the coding sequence ATGACCACACTGCGACTCATTTCCTCCATGGCCACCAAGCCCCTGCTGGCCGATCTGGTGGCGCTTTACCAAGCGCAAGCGCCTGGCGTTCAGGTGTTGGTCGAGTCGGTCGGCGGCGTCGATGCCGCCAAGCGTGTACAGGCAGGTGAAGCCTTTGACGGCGTGGTGCTGGCCAGCGACGCCATCGACAAACTTGTGTCCAGCGGCCATGTGCTGGCGGGCAGCCGAGTCGATCTGGTGCGCTCGGGTGTGGCGGTGGCCGTGCCTGCGGGCCAGCCCGTGCCCGACATCTCGACCGAAGCCGCGCTCAAAGCCGCTGTACTGGCCGCGCCCACGCTGGGCTATTCCACGGGCCCAAGCGGCGTACAACTGGCCAAACAGTTTGAGGCCTGGGGCATCGCCGAACAAATCAAGGACCGCCTCGTTCAAGCCAAACCCGGCGTGCCGGTGGGCTCGCTGGTGGCGTTGGGCGAAGTGGCGCTGGGCTTTCAGCAGCTGAGCGAAATGCTGGGCGTGCAAGGCATCACCATCGTGGGCGGCCTGCCCCCGGCGGTGGAGATCATCACCACTTTCTCGGGCTCGGTGGCGGCGTCTTGCGCACAGCCTGAGGCTATGCGTGCGCTGCTGGCCTTCTGGCATTCGCCTGCCTGTGACGCGCTCAAGCGCCAGCATGGCATGGCGCCGGCCTGA
- a CDS encoding type I restriction endonuclease subunit R has translation MTEDQLEQEALGWLASVGYTPLNARDLDNLDPRLARASTREVVLAVSLRAAIDRLNPAVPAIAREDAFRQVLDLGQPALLSGNRAFHRVLVTGVPVQYQKDGETRGDFVRLIDWQDAQRNEWLAVQQFTIKGPRHTRRPDIILFINGLPLVLIELKNPADLNADIWKAYDQIQTYKDQVADVFIYNELLVISDGTEARMGSLSANAERFMQWRTIDGVALDPLGKFQELETLVRGVLAPAYLLDYLRFFVLFEDDGTLVKKVAGYHQFHAVRAAVEQVVTAASTHEATRRGKGGVVWHTQGSGKSITMTCFAARVMQEPRLENPTIVVITDRNDLDGQLLGVFSLSQDLLREQPQQATTRQRLRELLDNRPSGGIVFATIQKFMPGEDEDTFPVLSQRRNIVVIADEAHRTQYGFEAKLKSRKFNGGASPAVAYTTGDSQTVASTADFAPPEYQVKYQAGYAQHLRDALPNATFVAFTGTPVSSTDRDTRSVFGEYIHVYDMQQAQEDGATVAIYYESRLAKLGLNEGELSHLDDEVDELAEDEEESQQTKLKSHWAALEKVVGAEPRIASVAADLVAHFEERNNAQDGKAMVVAMSREICVHLYNEITRLRPDWQSDDPEQGAIKVVMTGSASDKALLRPHIHSSQVKKRLEKRFKDPKDPLKLVIVRDMWLTGFDAPCVHTLYVDKPMKGHNLMQAIARVNRVFKDKQGGLVVDYIGIGEDLKAAMKEYTASKGRGKPTVDAREALAVMLEKLDVLRAMLHGFDYSGFLTGGHKTLAGAANHVLGLQSDKERDGKKRFADHALAMSHAFSLCCTLAEAKDHRDEVAFMQAVKVILTKREASAQRKTDEQRDLAIRQIISSAVVSGEVVDIFAAVGLDKPNIGLLDDDFLAQVNNLPEKNLAVELLERLLQGEIKSRFASNVVQDRKFSDLLADVIRRYQNRSIETAQVMEELIAMAKKFREAANRGDQLGLREDEVKFYDALANNESAVRELQDETLKKIAQELTQSLRENLTVDWSERESVRAKLRLMVRRILRKYKYPPDQADAAVELVLEQAQTIGEDWAL, from the coding sequence ATGACTGAAGACCAACTCGAACAAGAAGCCCTCGGCTGGCTGGCCTCTGTCGGTTACACGCCGCTCAACGCCCGTGATCTGGATAACCTGGACCCGCGCCTGGCGCGCGCCAGCACCCGCGAGGTGGTATTGGCCGTCAGTTTGCGTGCGGCCATTGACCGGCTCAACCCTGCAGTGCCCGCCATCGCTCGCGAGGACGCTTTTCGTCAGGTGCTCGATTTGGGGCAGCCTGCTTTGCTGTCGGGCAACCGGGCGTTTCACCGGGTGCTGGTCACGGGCGTGCCGGTTCAGTACCAAAAGGATGGCGAGACGCGTGGCGACTTTGTGCGCCTGATCGACTGGCAAGACGCCCAGCGCAACGAGTGGCTGGCGGTGCAGCAGTTCACCATCAAGGGGCCGCGCCATACGCGCAGGCCCGACATCATTTTGTTCATCAACGGTTTGCCGCTGGTGCTGATTGAGCTGAAGAACCCCGCAGACCTGAATGCCGACATCTGGAAGGCCTACGACCAGATTCAGACTTACAAAGACCAGGTGGCCGATGTGTTCATCTACAACGAGTTGTTGGTGATCTCGGACGGTACCGAGGCGCGCATGGGCTCGCTCTCGGCCAATGCCGAGCGCTTCATGCAGTGGCGCACGATTGACGGCGTGGCGCTGGACCCGCTGGGCAAGTTTCAGGAGCTGGAGACTTTGGTGCGCGGCGTGCTGGCCCCGGCTTATCTGCTGGATTACCTGCGATTTTTTGTCCTGTTTGAGGATGACGGCACCTTGGTCAAAAAGGTGGCGGGTTACCACCAGTTTCATGCGGTGCGTGCCGCCGTAGAGCAGGTGGTGACCGCCGCCAGCACACACGAGGCCACACGCCGAGGCAAGGGTGGTGTGGTTTGGCATACGCAAGGCAGCGGCAAGAGCATCACCATGACGTGCTTTGCCGCCCGCGTGATGCAAGAGCCCCGGCTAGAAAACCCGACCATTGTGGTCATCACCGACCGCAACGATTTGGACGGTCAACTGCTTGGCGTTTTCAGCCTGAGCCAAGACCTGCTGCGCGAGCAGCCCCAACAAGCCACCACGCGCCAACGGCTGCGCGAGTTGCTGGACAACCGGCCTTCGGGCGGCATTGTGTTTGCCACCATTCAGAAGTTCATGCCCGGCGAAGACGAAGACACCTTCCCGGTGCTGAGCCAGCGGCGCAACATTGTGGTGATTGCCGACGAGGCGCACCGCACGCAATATGGCTTTGAGGCCAAGCTCAAGTCACGCAAGTTCAATGGTGGCGCGAGCCCTGCGGTGGCTTACACCACGGGCGACAGTCAGACGGTGGCCAGCACAGCTGACTTTGCGCCACCCGAATACCAAGTCAAATACCAGGCGGGCTATGCTCAGCACCTGCGCGATGCATTGCCCAACGCCACCTTTGTGGCGTTCACCGGTACCCCCGTGAGCAGCACCGACCGCGACACGCGCTCGGTGTTTGGCGAGTACATCCATGTGTACGACATGCAGCAGGCGCAAGAAGATGGCGCGACGGTGGCCATTTATTACGAAAGCCGCCTGGCCAAGCTGGGCTTGAACGAAGGCGAGCTGAGCCACCTGGACGACGAGGTGGACGAGCTGGCGGAGGACGAAGAAGAGAGCCAGCAAACCAAGCTCAAAAGCCATTGGGCGGCTTTGGAAAAAGTGGTGGGTGCCGAGCCGCGCATTGCCAGCGTGGCCGCCGACTTGGTGGCGCACTTTGAAGAGCGCAACAACGCCCAAGACGGCAAGGCCATGGTGGTCGCCATGAGCCGCGAGATTTGTGTGCACCTGTACAACGAGATCACCCGCCTGCGCCCCGACTGGCAAAGCGACGACCCGGAGCAAGGCGCGATCAAGGTCGTGATGACGGGCAGTGCAAGCGACAAAGCCTTACTGCGCCCGCACATTCACAGCAGTCAGGTCAAAAAGCGGCTCGAAAAGCGCTTCAAAGACCCGAAAGACCCGCTCAAACTGGTCATCGTGCGCGACATGTGGCTCACAGGTTTTGATGCGCCGTGCGTGCACACCCTGTATGTGGACAAACCCATGAAGGGCCACAACCTGATGCAGGCCATTGCCCGCGTGAACCGCGTGTTCAAGGACAAGCAGGGTGGCCTGGTGGTGGACTACATCGGTATTGGCGAAGACCTGAAAGCCGCGATGAAGGAGTACACCGCCAGCAAAGGCCGGGGCAAGCCCACGGTGGACGCTCGCGAAGCGCTGGCCGTGATGCTGGAAAAGCTCGATGTGCTGCGGGCCATGTTGCACGGCTTTGACTACTCAGGCTTTTTGACGGGCGGACACAAGACGCTGGCCGGTGCTGCCAACCATGTGCTGGGCCTCCAATCAGACAAAGAGCGCGACGGCAAAAAGCGTTTTGCCGACCACGCGCTGGCCATGAGCCATGCGTTCAGCCTGTGCTGCACTTTGGCCGAGGCCAAAGACCACCGCGACGAGGTGGCCTTCATGCAGGCGGTCAAGGTGATCCTGACCAAGCGCGAAGCCAGCGCCCAGCGCAAGACCGATGAACAGCGCGATCTGGCGATTCGCCAGATCATCAGCTCGGCTGTGGTGTCGGGCGAGGTGGTGGATATTTTTGCGGCCGTGGGGTTAGACAAGCCCAACATCGGTTTGCTGGACGACGACTTTTTGGCGCAGGTGAACAACCTGCCTGAGAAGAATTTGGCGGTGGAACTGCTGGAGCGTTTGTTGCAAGGCGAGATCAAAAGCCGCTTTGCCAGCAACGTGGTGCAAGACCGCAAGTTCAGCGATTTGCTGGCCGATGTGATTCGCCGTTACCAAAACCGCAGCATCGAAACCGCGCAGGTCATGGAAGAGCTGATCGCCATGGCAAAAAAGTTTCGCGAGGCGGCCAATCGGGGTGACCAGCTGGGTTTGCGTGAAGACGAAGTGAAGTTTTACGACGCGCTGGCCAACAACGAGTCGGCCGTGCGCGAGCTGCAAGACGAAACCCTGAAAAAGATCGCCCAAGAGCTGACCCAAAGCCTGCGCGAGAACCTGACGGTGGACTGGTCAGAGCGCGAAAGCGTGCGGGCCAAGTTGCGGCTCATGGTTCGCCGCATCCTGCGTAAATACAAATACCCGCCCGACCAGGCAGATGCAGCTGTGGAGCTGGTGCTCGAACAAGCCCAGACTATTGGGGAAGACTGGGCTCTTTGA
- a CDS encoding Fic family protein: MKRITGTYVVSTTLGEPVSAFVPHALPPAEPALADSVWATHNDAAVMALQRLSAVAGLVPSVDWLLYSAIRQEALMTSQIEGTQATLVDLFDEEAGLAISNTDDVEEVTNYLQAFQWVQTQLRSQQGLPISVRLLSEAHLRLLDGVRGSGKQPGELRKSQNWIGGTRPGNAVFVPPPADQVPALLGDLERFIHAEQTALPALVRVALVHAQFETIHPYLDGNGRIGRLLIAALLEHWQLLPEPLMYLSGYLKQHQSEYYRRLSAIRTDGDWEGWVQFFLEAVQNAAAQSERAVVALASLVANDRRRLLAHPRANAVSYRLFELLPTMPRLSVDRVCEAVQTTFPTANTAIKLLEELGILTELTGQKKNRTFSYAAYIQLLSQ; the protein is encoded by the coding sequence ATGAAGCGCATCACTGGTACTTATGTCGTATCAACGACCTTGGGTGAGCCCGTGAGTGCGTTTGTTCCGCATGCACTGCCCCCTGCGGAGCCGGCACTCGCTGATTCAGTTTGGGCCACACACAATGATGCGGCGGTCATGGCTTTGCAGCGCCTGTCAGCGGTGGCTGGACTGGTGCCTTCCGTGGACTGGTTGCTTTACAGCGCCATTCGCCAAGAGGCGTTGATGACATCGCAAATCGAGGGCACTCAGGCCACCTTGGTTGATTTGTTTGACGAAGAGGCAGGCCTTGCAATCAGCAACACAGACGATGTGGAAGAGGTGACCAACTACTTGCAGGCGTTTCAGTGGGTGCAAACTCAGCTGAGAAGTCAGCAGGGCTTACCCATCAGTGTGCGGCTGCTCAGCGAGGCGCATCTCCGCTTGCTGGATGGCGTTCGCGGTTCAGGCAAGCAGCCCGGTGAGCTGCGAAAGTCGCAAAACTGGATTGGTGGCACTCGGCCGGGCAATGCAGTGTTTGTGCCGCCGCCCGCCGATCAAGTGCCCGCTTTGTTGGGTGATCTGGAGCGGTTTATTCATGCAGAACAAACAGCGTTGCCTGCCTTGGTGCGCGTGGCTTTGGTGCATGCTCAGTTTGAAACCATCCACCCATACCTCGATGGAAATGGCCGTATTGGGCGTTTGTTGATTGCCGCGTTATTGGAGCATTGGCAGTTGTTGCCTGAGCCCTTGATGTACTTGAGTGGTTACCTCAAGCAGCACCAGTCAGAGTATTACCGCCGTTTGTCGGCCATCCGTACGGATGGTGATTGGGAGGGATGGGTGCAGTTTTTCCTGGAAGCGGTGCAAAACGCCGCTGCACAGTCAGAACGCGCCGTGGTGGCACTGGCCAGCTTGGTCGCCAATGACCGTCGGCGTTTGTTGGCACACCCCAGAGCCAATGCCGTGAGTTACCGCTTGTTTGAACTGCTGCCCACGATGCCACGCCTGTCTGTGGATCGGGTGTGCGAGGCGGTGCAGACCACGTTTCCAACGGCAAATACAGCGATCAAGCTACTGGAAGAATTGGGCATATTGACCGAGCTGACGGGTCAAAAAAAGAACCGTACTTTCAGTTACGCGGCTTACATCCAATTGCTCAGTCAATAA
- a CDS encoding DUF3800 domain-containing protein — MTAKPFSNYLVFVDESGSPSMGRIDPDFPLLVLAFMIVRKDEYAQQVVPAVQAFKFQHFGHDQVILHERDIRRDLGPFSFLKTRALKQAFLDELTVIVEKVPFHLVSVVIRKDALQKRYNQPENPYHLALQYGLERISAFLQSQGEWQAGSNANPKVHLVVEQRGRNEDDELELEFRRICDRGNYNQESFAFEVVFADKQSNSSGLQLADLMARPMGMSVLKPEQANRAVDVIKRKLVQVNGRAAGWGSKVFP, encoded by the coding sequence ATGACCGCCAAACCATTCAGCAACTATCTGGTGTTCGTTGATGAAAGCGGCAGCCCGTCCATGGGGCGGATTGACCCGGATTTTCCCTTGCTGGTGTTGGCTTTCATGATCGTGCGCAAGGACGAATACGCGCAGCAGGTTGTTCCTGCGGTTCAGGCGTTCAAGTTTCAGCACTTTGGGCATGATCAGGTCATCTTGCATGAGCGAGACATTCGCCGCGATTTGGGGCCATTTTCTTTCCTCAAGACCCGTGCTCTGAAGCAAGCCTTTCTGGATGAGCTGACGGTCATTGTTGAAAAGGTGCCGTTTCATCTGGTGTCGGTGGTGATTCGCAAAGATGCCCTGCAAAAGCGTTATAACCAGCCAGAAAACCCCTATCACCTGGCATTGCAATATGGTTTGGAGCGCATCAGTGCTTTTCTGCAGTCTCAGGGTGAATGGCAAGCTGGGTCAAACGCGAACCCTAAAGTGCATTTGGTGGTGGAGCAACGCGGACGCAATGAGGACGACGAATTGGAACTGGAGTTTCGCCGTATTTGTGATCGTGGCAACTACAACCAGGAGTCGTTCGCGTTTGAGGTGGTGTTTGCCGACAAGCAATCGAACTCATCGGGTTTGCAGTTGGCCGATTTGATGGCGAGGCCCATGGGCATGTCCGTGCTCAAACCTGAGCAAGCCAATCGTGCGGTGGATGTGATCAAGCGCAAGCTGGTTCAGGTCAATGGCCGTGCTGCAGGGTGGGGCTCGAAAGTATTTCCGTGA
- a CDS encoding restriction endonuclease subunit S, whose protein sequence is MSSEWPIEKLGDLTINLDTKRKPVKEADRKPGPYPYYGASGIVDYVDGYIFDGEHLLIAEDGENLRTRHTPIAFRACGQFWVNNHAHIVVGNERASTRYLEYAVLASDITSYLTGAVMPKLTQGNMNRIEVPCPPRDVQDQIVGVLGSLDDRITLLRETNTTLEAIAQALFKSWFVDFDPVHAKMQGRAPEGMDEATAALFPDSFEESELGAVPKGWKLVPFGQLLSHTIGGDWGSDVADEKNDTRVAIIRGTDIPDLQTNASSRVPVRYTSQKKLAVRKLEDGDLLLEVSGGSKDQPTGRSLFISAALLSQFDCPVEPASFCRLLRPMNKEVGVLLAQHLTFIYAQGKTWEYQNQSTGIANFQTTHFLETELVACPPDDVLSAFVETVRPLLARSHLTQIQVLVSLRDTLLPRLISGQLRISEAQNEMENV, encoded by the coding sequence ATGAGTTCTGAGTGGCCGATAGAAAAACTGGGCGACCTCACGATCAATCTTGATACCAAGCGGAAACCTGTTAAGGAGGCTGACAGAAAGCCTGGTCCGTACCCCTATTACGGCGCTTCCGGAATAGTTGATTATGTTGATGGTTACATCTTCGATGGTGAGCATTTGCTCATTGCTGAGGATGGTGAAAACTTGCGGACACGACATACCCCAATTGCGTTTCGAGCATGCGGTCAATTTTGGGTCAATAACCACGCGCACATCGTTGTGGGTAATGAACGAGCCAGTACGCGATATTTGGAATACGCAGTATTGGCATCAGATATCACCTCGTATCTGACGGGTGCGGTGATGCCCAAGTTGACCCAGGGCAATATGAATCGCATAGAGGTTCCATGTCCACCCCGTGATGTGCAGGATCAGATCGTTGGCGTTCTCGGCAGTCTCGACGACCGCATCACCCTCCTGCGCGAAACCAACACCACTCTCGAAGCCATCGCCCAAGCCCTGTTCAAGTCCTGGTTCGTGGACTTCGACCCCGTCCATGCCAAGATGCAAGGCCGCGCCCCCGAAGGCATGGACGAAGCCACCGCCGCCCTGTTCCCCGACAGCTTTGAAGAGTCGGAGTTGGGGGCTGTGCCGAAGGGATGGAAACTCGTTCCGTTTGGTCAATTGCTGAGCCACACGATTGGTGGCGATTGGGGCAGTGATGTGGCCGACGAAAAGAATGACACCCGTGTAGCCATCATTCGCGGAACAGACATTCCTGATTTGCAGACCAATGCCAGCAGCCGAGTGCCAGTTCGCTACACCTCACAGAAAAAGTTGGCGGTTCGAAAGCTGGAAGACGGTGACCTTTTGTTAGAGGTGTCCGGTGGTAGCAAAGATCAACCGACGGGTCGCTCGTTGTTTATCTCTGCGGCTTTGCTGAGTCAATTTGATTGTCCCGTTGAGCCAGCGAGTTTTTGTCGTTTATTGCGTCCCATGAACAAAGAAGTCGGCGTGCTACTGGCTCAACACCTGACATTTATCTATGCTCAAGGTAAAACGTGGGAGTACCAAAACCAAAGCACGGGAATTGCCAATTTCCAGACAACGCATTTCCTAGAAACTGAATTGGTGGCATGTCCACCTGACGATGTTTTGAGTGCATTTGTGGAGACTGTCCGACCACTGCTTGCTCGTTCACATCTGACGCAAATTCAAGTGTTGGTATCGCTTCGTGACACCTTGCTCCCCCGCCTAATTTCTGGCCAGTTGAGAATCTCCGAGGCGCAGAATGAAATGGAAAACGTGTGA
- a CDS encoding IS630 family transposase produces the protein MEKEDARYQTLEQLHERRKQVIRLHKKGIKVMQIVAMTGLSHPTVRSTIDLFEAGGWANVRPTPRGRIKGDGRVLSSAQEDAIQRMIIDKRPEQLKMDFSLWSRAAVGQLIEQEFGIKLQVRSIGKYLARWGFTPQKPIKRAYEQSPAAVQAWLEGEYPAIEQRARAEGGEIHWGDETALVNTDVRGRSYAPAGKTPVTMAVGGTRQKLSMIATVTNQGKTRWMIIDEAFDAEKLIEFLQALIKDASKKVFLILDNLRVHHSKLVKAWVAERKEQIELFYLPSYSPQLNPEERLNADLKQEMGKRVPVRTKAKLREAANEHMLMLEKTPARVIGYFQDRRVRYAA, from the coding sequence ATGGAAAAAGAAGACGCAAGATACCAAACACTGGAGCAACTGCACGAGCGGCGCAAGCAAGTCATTCGGTTGCACAAGAAGGGCATCAAGGTGATGCAAATTGTGGCGATGACTGGACTGAGTCATCCGACAGTGCGATCAACGATTGATCTGTTCGAGGCCGGCGGTTGGGCAAACGTGCGGCCTACTCCTCGCGGACGGATTAAAGGCGACGGACGCGTGCTCAGCTCAGCCCAAGAAGATGCCATCCAGCGCATGATCATCGACAAACGACCTGAGCAGTTGAAGATGGACTTCAGCCTTTGGAGTCGAGCTGCGGTGGGGCAACTCATTGAGCAAGAATTTGGCATCAAGCTGCAGGTGCGCAGCATTGGCAAGTACCTCGCGCGCTGGGGTTTTACGCCGCAAAAGCCGATCAAACGCGCCTACGAACAAAGCCCGGCTGCTGTGCAGGCCTGGCTTGAGGGTGAATACCCCGCCATAGAGCAGCGCGCCAGAGCTGAAGGGGGCGAAATTCACTGGGGTGATGAGACCGCACTGGTCAACACTGATGTGCGCGGCAGGAGCTATGCCCCTGCAGGCAAAACACCCGTGACCATGGCGGTGGGTGGCACGCGCCAAAAGCTGTCGATGATTGCCACGGTGACCAATCAGGGCAAGACAAGGTGGATGATCATTGATGAGGCATTTGATGCAGAAAAGCTGATTGAGTTTTTGCAGGCCTTGATCAAAGATGCGAGCAAAAAGGTCTTCCTGATCCTGGACAACTTGCGCGTGCACCACAGCAAACTGGTCAAGGCGTGGGTAGCTGAGCGCAAAGAACAGATCGAGCTTTTTTACCTGCCCAGCTACAGCCCGCAACTGAACCCAGAAGAGCGGCTGAACGCGGACTTGAAGCAGGAGATGGGCAAGCGCGTTCCAGTGCGAACCAAAGCCAAATTACGCGAAGCTGCCAACGAACATATGTTGATGTTGGAGAAAACACCCGCGCGGGTTATTGGCTACTTCCAGGACCGTCGGGTTCGATATGCTGCTTAA
- the ybiB gene encoding DNA-binding protein YbiB — translation MGIDHYIKDIGRGKDGARALGRAQSADLMGMILDQQVSDLELGAFCIAMRIKGETAEEMAGFLDATHTRLNKVGTGQAPTVVLPSYNGARKLPVLTPLLALLLAREGVAVVMHGTATEDKRVSSQAVLAELGMAASGPSPQVNAGEVVFVPTGVLNAGLERLLSVRRVVGLRNPGHSLVKLMNPCDGPALVVSSYTHPEYLLSMSATFALTGQHALLLRGTEGESVADARRTPAMDVFKDGHTRRVQTPQEGALLQVPDLPSPDAAATAAYIQRVLRGELPVPLALALQVQHILQEVKP, via the coding sequence ATGGGAATCGACCACTACATCAAGGACATCGGACGCGGCAAAGACGGTGCGCGTGCGCTCGGCCGCGCGCAATCGGCTGACCTGATGGGCATGATCTTGGACCAGCAGGTCAGCGATCTGGAGCTGGGCGCGTTTTGCATCGCCATGCGCATCAAGGGCGAGACTGCTGAGGAAATGGCCGGCTTTTTAGACGCCACACATACACGCCTGAACAAAGTCGGCACAGGCCAAGCACCCACCGTGGTGCTGCCCAGCTACAACGGCGCTCGCAAGCTGCCAGTGCTCACGCCCTTGCTGGCCCTGCTGCTGGCGCGCGAAGGCGTGGCGGTGGTCATGCACGGCACGGCCACCGAAGACAAGCGGGTGAGCAGCCAAGCGGTACTGGCCGAGTTGGGCATGGCTGCTTCTGGCCCCTCGCCGCAAGTGAATGCCGGCGAAGTGGTGTTTGTGCCCACGGGCGTTTTAAACGCGGGGCTGGAGCGCCTGCTTTCGGTGCGCCGCGTGGTGGGCCTGCGCAACCCCGGGCACAGCTTGGTCAAGCTCATGAACCCTTGCGATGGTCCAGCCCTGGTGGTGAGCAGCTACACCCACCCCGAATATTTGCTGTCCATGTCGGCCACCTTTGCCCTGACCGGCCAGCACGCCCTGCTGCTGCGCGGCACCGAAGGCGAGAGCGTGGCCGATGCGCGGCGCACGCCTGCAATGGATGTGTTCAAAGACGGGCACACGCGGCGCGTGCAGACCCCACAAGAAGGCGCCCTGTTGCAAGTGCCCGACCTGCCCAGTCCAGACGCTGCGGCCACGGCGGCTTACATCCAGCGCGTTTTACGCGGCGAATTGCCCGTGCCGCTGGCGTTAGCGCTGCAAGTCCAACACATCCTGCAAGAGGTCAAGCCATGA